The proteins below are encoded in one region of Polypterus senegalus isolate Bchr_013 chromosome 2, ASM1683550v1, whole genome shotgun sequence:
- the LOC120524345 gene encoding olfactory receptor-like protein OLF4, with translation MNQSNQIVHEFIMVGFPGIQDRYSKNILFGVLLLVYLCIVLGNLLIMFAYLSDQTMHTPMYMLIFSLALLDLMSSTTTVPKLLSILTLESAMISITACFTQMFLYGILKAAESFLLGLMAYDRYLAICKPLHYFRITNNNLVWKLIFCCWAIAFCVVVTPVTLTVKLPFCGPNKLVHFFCEHSTVIKLACGDHLISTYTGLIVSLLVMVAPLFYVVYSYIKILKSVFKIESSHGRLKALSTCSSHLLVLSVFYLIGSGVLILSKIPNSPVDVHIMAALLQNVTPPLVNPIIYCLNTKEMKARFMKLLTLKRISPHRH, from the coding sequence ATGAATCAAAGCAATCAGATTGTACATGAGTTCATTATGGTTGGTTTCCCAGGAATTCAGGACAGATACagcaaaaacattctttttggaGTCCTGCTGTTGGTGTATCTTTGTATCGTTCTTGGTAATCTCCTTATAATGTTTGCTTATCTGTCTGACCAGACCATGCACACCCCCATGTACATGCTGATATTTAGCCTTGCACTGTTAGATTTGATGAGCTCCACCACGACGGTTCCTAAACTGCTGTCTATTCTCACCTTAGAATCTGCCATGATTTCCATCACCGCCTGTTTCACTCAGATGTTCCTTTATGGAATTCTCAAAGCTGCCGAGTCCTTTCTCCTTGGGCTTATGGCTTATGACCGATACCTCGCCATCTGTAAGCCTCTACACTATTTCAGAATTACAAATAACAACCTGGTTTGGAAACTCATATTCTGCTGTTGGGCCATTGCTTTCTGTGTTGTGGTCACTCCAGTGACACTGACTGTCAAGTTGCCATTCTGTGGACCCAACAAActagttcattttttttgtgaacatTCCACAGTGATAAAGTTAGCTTGTGGAGACCACCTCATCAGCACTTACACTGGCCTCATTGTAAGTCTCTTAGTCATGGTTGCCCCCttgttttatgttgtttattcCTATATAAAGATTCTTAAGTCGGTTTTTAAAATTGAGAGCTCACATGGTCGACTGAAAGCCCTTTCAACCTgcagctcacaccttctggtccTTTCAGTTTTCTATCTCATTGGTTCAGGTGTCTTAATTTTGAGCAAAATTCCGAATAGCCCTGTAGATGTGCATATCATGGCGGCACTCCTCCAGAATGTCACGCCACCCTTAGTGAACCCGATAATCTACTGCCTGAACACGAAGGAGATGAAGGCCCGTTTCATGAAGTTGCTAACATTAAAAAGGATATCTCCTCACAGACATTAA
- the LOC120524346 gene encoding olfactory receptor-like protein OLF4, translating into MNQSNQIVHEFIMVGFPGIQDRYSKNILFGVLLIVYLCIVLGNLLIMFAYLSDQTMHTPMYMLIFSLALLDLMSSTTTVPKLLSILTLESAMISITACFTQMFLYGILKAAESFLLGLMAYDRYLAICKPLHYFRITNNNLVWKLIFCCWAFAFCIVVTPMTLTVRLPFCGPNKLVHFFCDHSTMIKLACGDHLISTYTGLIVSLLVMVAPLFYVVYSYVKILKSVFKIESSHGRLKALSTCSSHLLVLSVFYLIGSGVLISSRISNSSVDVRIMAALLQNVTPPLVNPIVYCLNTKEMKARFMKLLTLKMSPHRH; encoded by the coding sequence ATGAATCAAAGCAATCAGATTGTACATGAGTTCATCATGGTGGGTTTCCCAGGAATTCAGGACAGATACagcaaaaacattctttttggaGTCCTGCTGATTGTGTATCTTTGTATCGTTCTTGGTAATCTTCTTATAATGTTTGCTTATCTGTCTGACCAGACCATGCACACCCCCATGTACATGCTGATATTTAGCCTTGCACTGTTAGATTTGATGAGCTCCACCACGACGGTTCCTAAACTGCTGTCTATTCTCACCTTAGAATCTGCCATGATTTCCATCACCGCCTGTTTCACTCAGATGTTCCTTTATGGAATTCTCAAAGCTGCTGAGTCCTTTCTCCTTGGGCTTATGGCTTATGACCGATACCTCGCCATCTGTAAGCCTCTACACTATTTCAGAATTACAAACAACAACCTGGTTTGGAAACTCATCTTCTGCTGTTGGGCCTTTGCTTTCTGTATTGTGGTCACTCCAATGACACTGACTGTCAGGTTGCCATTCTGTGGACCCAACAAActagttcattttttttgtgaccaTTCCACCATGATAAAGTTAGCTTGTGGGGACCACCTCATCAGCACTTACACTGGCCTCATTGTAAGTCTCTTAGTCATGGTTGCCCCCttgttttatgttgtttattcCTATGTAAAGATTCTTAAGTCGGTTTTTAAAATTGAGAGCTCACATGGTCGACTGAAAGCCCTTTCAACCTgcagctcacaccttctggtccTTTCAGTTTTCTATCTCATTGGTTCAGGTGTCTTAATTTCAAGCAGAATTTCCAACAGCTCTGTAGATGTGCGCATCATGGCGGCACTCCTCCAGAATGTCACGCCACCCTTAGTGAACCCGATAGTCTACTGCCTGAACACGAAGGAGATGAAGGCCCGTTTCATGAAGTTGCTAACATTAAAAATGTCTCCTCACAGACATTAA